One part of the Mytilus trossulus isolate FHL-02 chromosome 11, PNRI_Mtr1.1.1.hap1, whole genome shotgun sequence genome encodes these proteins:
- the LOC134691701 gene encoding uncharacterized protein LOC134691701 has translation MSLKLTVCVLVFVVYASHVEARRSGKKNKGQRFCHYYDLDEYAPSRDTWEKARKHCQRKGGDLVQIGSPNEDYRVNKMLEDVINKGNGDGWYIGAKYVNGEWRMADGSPMWYTNFPKYVQEAFMMSDSPSDTARITNFAAIFYDVTANGYETYNWGYVSPRDRSKLGTICEIKKC, from the exons ATGAGTCTCAAGTTAACAGTATGTGTACTAGTGTTCGTGGTGTATGCATCACATG ttGAAGCTCGTCGGtcaggtaaaaaaaacaaaggacagAGGTTTTGTCATTACTATGACTTAGACGAGTATGCTCCTTCACGTGACACATGGGAGAAAGCCAGGAAACATTGTCAAAGAAAAGGGGGAGATTTGGTACAGATTGGTAGTCCTAATGAAGATTACCGTGTCAACAAAATGCTggaagacgtcataaaca AGGGAAATGGCGATGGATGGTACATTGGAGCCAAATATGTAAACGGAGAATGGCGAATGGCCGATGGATCTCCAATGTGGTACACTAATTTCCCTAAATACGTCCAAGAAGCATTTATGATGTCAGACTCTCCATCTGACACAGCACGTATTACAAATTTCGCCGCCATATTTTATGACGTCACAGCGAAtggttatgaaacttacaactGGGGTTACGTTTCACCTAGAGACAGAAGTAAATTAGGAACAATCtgtgaaataaagaaatgttaa